The DNA segment ttctgattgggttcatgttgaaccatccataaatagctatgtggctgcaaattatgatggtaactggtactttggactggtaaaaacaatattcaatgatgaagaagatgcagaaattctatttctacatccttcaggaccagctgcatcattttattggcctgaaagagaagattcttgcatagtgcctttggagcacatagtctgtgtagtacacgcacctcaatcaagcggcactggaagaatgtattacttcaaaaaagactgtatcaaaagaactgaaagctcttggatgaagtggaaaaacagtttgaatcagcattaatgtttattaaaaagacaaaattactcaaaaaattcaatgtttcaagcaatcagttgggttatacataagtgtcatAAGTACacatctttgtacataattctaatgtaatctactataattaataaacatgttaaaaagcaatcattatttttgttttatcaagtagcctatatgtttaagagtaaattaaaacaaatttgagcattctatcaggtctgagactctagatattgcaattcttataaaacaaaacatccgttcaaaaaaaaaaaaaaagaaaaaatacatatatatttttttcatagaaaatattaatatattttaatagtatcatttttatcttcaaatatgtataataaataaacttgctgcaaaaattcatgatgttatctaaaagagtttttaagataagcaattttaaagttttgaatacaaattaaatttaccatttccgaaggttcggaaaacgcaaaacataaaaactttaaaaatgtataaaaaaactataagagatacagcaaaaaaaatttgcaggtgttgtcaggatggtattagaaccatttgagccaaatttcatgaaaatctaaggaggtgggtgtaaaatttattttttattgggtgatttgacatggaatgaccccctCCACACTTcactctagtactaaattggtgatcccttgatgcctcagaatgtgtcctaccaaacaaCCCCAGCCTTTATTCAGGTcgtgccactaattcctcttctccacaattctattcagcacctcattagttatgtgatctaaccatctaatgttcgacattcttctgtagcaccacatttcgaaagtttctattctcttcgtgtctaaactatttatcgtccatttttcacatccatacatgactatgctccatacaaatactttcaaaaaagacttcctggcacttaaatactcaatgttaacaaatttgtcttcttcagcaacactttccttgtcattgccagtcaacattttatgtcctctctacttctaccaccatcagttattttgcttcccgaatggcaaaactcatttactattttaagtgtctcatttcctaatctaattcccacagcaccaccttcgatttaattcgattacattccattatcctcatttttcttttgttgatgttcatcctatatcctcctttcaagacactgtccattccattcaactgctcttccaggtactttgctgtctgatggaattacaatatcattggcaaacctcaaagtttttatttcttttccatggattttaattcctactccaaatttttttctttcctttactgcttgctcaatatacagactgaataacatcggggataggctacaaaccagtctcactcccttcccgaccactgcttccctaatgcccctcaactcttagaactgccaactggtttccgtaaaaattgtaaatagcctttcactccctgcattttactcctgtcaccttcacaatttgaaagagaatattccattcaacattgtcaaaggctttctctaagtctataaatcgCAAAACATAGgttgtaatgtcagtattgcctcacgtgttctgacatttctacagaatccaaactgatcttccccgatgttggcttctacccgtctctccatttttctgtaaagcacTGGTGTtagttttgcagccatgacttattaaactgatagttcggtaatcttcacacctatcgacacctgctttctttgggactggaattacatattcttcttgaaatctgagggtatttcatctgcctcattcatcttgctcacctgatgagtgttttgtcatggctggctctcccaaggctgtcagtagttctaatggaatgttgtctactcccggggcctttttttttacttaggtctttcagtgctgtttcaaattcttcatgcagtatcgtatctcccatttcatcttcatctacacattCTTCCagttccacaatattgtcctcaagtatatcacccttgtatagaccctctatatagtcctcccatctttcagctttcccttctttgcttaggactggttttccatctgctcTGTTGACATTCATaaaggtgattctcttttctccaaaggtctatctaAATTTtctacacaaacatacacacatgcatGTACGCACATgcgcacacacgtctgcagtctcagacaactgaaaccacactgtgagcagcagcaccggtgcgtgatgggagtggtgactgggtgggggtaaggaggctgGGAAGGGGGAGGCATAGTATGATGGGGGTGGAGGACAGTGAAGAGCtgcagtttttcatttatttacttgttGTGCACATTGCACTTACAATGTAGATGATGTATGTTGTGAATCCCCTTCCAACTGCATACCAAGCAAAGTAAAAATCCAGTACTGGATTCACATTTGAGAGGACCAGGGTTTATTTCCCATCGGCCATCCTGACATGGGCTTTCCATGGTTTCTCATTGTCGCTAAAGTTAATGCTGGGATGACTCCTACGATAAGGCTACGGTCAATTTCCTGCCCTTTCCTCACCTTCTCCTACCCTATTTGTTAATGTTTTGTATGTATATACAGTTTCTGTAATGCTTCTGACATGTCCAATATTATTGTACTAAATGATCTATggacaaatatataaataaatgaacaagatACTTGAATCCCTCTAATGATCCATGGTTCTTTATATGGCTGTCATATGTCCTTTCCAATTAACTTacaaatttatcatggaatagattaaattttatttcagcatttgattcattataaatttcatcccagataGTAAACTATTATTAATAATGTCTGTCCTGTTACTGGGtatatggctttttttttttttagcttcaacaaagaaaacatcagTTAGGGGCCTACTGTCTTTACCTACTCGTGCTGGAAAGTTAATTACAGAGATCAAATTGTAGTAACATCAAGAGTTTCTTGCAGCATGTTAATGGGTATACTTCCACATTTTCAGGACTATAGAACATACTTGAATATCGCAGTTGCTTAAGTCTGCTTAATTTTCCTTCTGCACACTGTACTGTTTGATGTGGATCAATTCAGCAGTTACTTGGTCTCCTCAGTGGTATGTGAACACAATTATACAGGAAAAACAATTTTCCACCTGAAATGTCTACTTTGTGAATATCTACCCACATTATTTTTTCAGTCATTAACTACGcttgtattttattatgtaaataAGCTCATCCTCAGGCTCTGACTTCTTAATGCAACTGTAAAGTACGTCACCTATTACCGTTCAACATCTGAATTAGGAGAAAGTAGTTGGGTCTAAACTCATCACTTCCACACGACAAACCCTAATACCGTGCTAAAAATCTCTTCTGCTGTACATTTAATACTTGTTTTTGTATAGAGAATATTGTAAAAGATTTGAAGTTTATTAGTGAGAAAAGATGTGTTACTGTTAAACAAAATGCCAGCAAAACCCGTACCTCGAGAACTTTTATTCTGCAAAATCCAGTGTGGTTGTTGTCAGTCTTATTTTTGCGGATCCAAGAGTCGCCCTCACGTTGGATCCACATTGAGACATCGCCGGCTTTACTTTGCGAGATCAAATAACTTCCAGAACGAAGTAACTGTAGACAAGGAGAACGGATATTCGGCAAATATGATCGTTCTGGTCTCAGAGTTTTTAGATCGTACCAGAATATCTGGCCATCTCCACTACCAATTAACAAATAATTTTCGTAAAACAGGAGGCAATGAAGAGGACTTTGTTCTTCACTCCAACCATAAGGCCTAAAGGCATATAACGGAATCGGTTTTCCTTTTGACATAACCTAATTCCCAATCTCAGGCCACTGCTTGAAATTCAACAGCGCGCCGACTATGCACTTGTTCCTTGCAGTTTGGCCAACATCTGTGCCGACTGTCAACACACACAACATTGTGGTATACAGGTATAGGTCGGTATAGTACGATTTTCGCTGAAGAGTACGTAGTATATACTACCTCAATGTAAGCATTCTCCTAAGTCACAGATACGCAGCTGCATTTCACAATACACATGCCACACGTCtgtttttctgttttctctatATCAAAGCTCAATCAAAGATAAATATAGTATCACAGGAATTTCTTTCCTTCAAGTTTAACCAAAGTTAAACATTGTACATAGACCACACTACCACATGAAAACTGTCAGTCTGTCACGAATCCTAACAAACTACATTAACTACAGGAGGTGTGAGTGGCGTTGAGAGATATGTGTTGTATCATTATTGTACAACAGCGCTATACTTGTTGAAGTAAAATGACTATGGATGACGCAGCAGAAGAGGTAATTGTGACTTCATTTCAGTTCATGCGATATCCTCTAATATTGAAGTTTTCATTATTGTAACTTTTTCCAGTTCGTCGTTGATGAAGTCAGTGCAATTATTAAAGAGGCTATAGAAGTTTCTATAGGTGGAAATTCGTATCAGCACAGCAAAGTTAACCAGTGGACAACAGCAGTCGTGGAAAGTTGTTTAAACGGCTTAGTAAAATTGCACAAGCCGTATAAGTATATTGGTAAGTGCTTATTCTCATTTACTGTTAGGTAGCCCGATGTAACTGTCGATGCAGTAGTAACGTATTTGACAAAATAAAGTTGTTTGCTGTTACCGCCAGTCTTACTCTATTAAAATGCAACTGTTATGTGTGTATTACTAGTACGATCCTAGGACGCCGAAATACTAATGTATTTACATTTTTGCAGTTACATGCACGATTATGCAGAAGACAGGAGCGGGTCTCCACACTGCAAGTTCCTGTTACTGGGACAATGCCTCGGACGGGAGCTGTACAGTCCGTTGGGAAAATAAGTCTATGTACTGCATCACGTCAGTGTTCGGTCTTGCAgcataaaacaaatgttatcaGTCTCCAGCCATTGATGCCAGGTTTCACAGAACTGATGCATATTCTCTCTATTTAGTTGTCTTACCAATCATAATTTGGCGCTATATGTGGAAATTTAATGAGAGCACTAACTATTTCTAGAGTGACAATTCTGTACACACCAACCTTATAATATTAAATGATGAGTTAAGGCTTTGTTATAGTGGAAGATGTTTTAGATGTGTCTATACAGAACTGATTTTCATTCCAGTTCTGAGACTTCACAGCAGCTTGTGCATTATACACACACATATGAGCATTGTTCTCcataaaagtaataaatgatcaAGCAAT comes from the Schistocerca piceifrons isolate TAMUIC-IGC-003096 chromosome 9, iqSchPice1.1, whole genome shotgun sequence genome and includes:
- the LOC124716991 gene encoding dynein light chain Tctex-type 1 → MTMDDAAEEFVVDEVSAIIKEAIEVSIGGNSYQHSKVNQWTTAVVESCLNGLVKLHKPYKYIVTCTIMQKTGAGLHTASSCYWDNASDGSCTVRWENKSMYCITSVFGLAA